A part of Myxococcus landrumus genomic DNA contains:
- a CDS encoding NAD(P)H-dependent flavin oxidoreductase, whose product MWTETRVTRTLGVRLPLVQGPFGGGMSSTKLAAAVSEAGGLGSFGANHLNGAGIEATIRELRGLTSRPFSINLWVPLEGERELRPSPEEFQASVERLKPWFDELGVPLPAYPAAFAPDYEEQVEAVLAMRPAVFSFIFGVPSARILEACRARGIITVGTATHVAEGLALDQAGVDLIVASGSEAGGHRACFLRPVEEAPATTALVPQLVDQVRTPVIASGGIADGRSVATALALGAEGVQVGTAFLACEESNASEAYRRALRNPETSRATALTRVFSGRYARGIRNRFMKELTPLERDIPPYPIQNWLTQPMRQAASRQGREDLMSLWAGQNAPLIRHSRAAELVDFLEQDTTRVLGRLAAL is encoded by the coding sequence ATGTGGACCGAGACACGAGTCACGCGGACGTTGGGAGTCCGGCTCCCGTTGGTGCAGGGCCCGTTCGGCGGCGGCATGTCGTCGACGAAGCTGGCCGCGGCGGTGTCGGAGGCCGGAGGGCTGGGCTCGTTCGGCGCCAACCACCTGAACGGCGCCGGAATCGAGGCCACCATCCGGGAGCTGCGCGGGCTCACCTCGCGCCCCTTCTCCATCAACCTGTGGGTCCCGCTGGAGGGGGAGCGTGAGCTGCGGCCATCCCCCGAGGAGTTCCAGGCCAGCGTGGAGCGGCTGAAACCCTGGTTCGACGAGCTGGGCGTCCCGCTGCCGGCGTACCCCGCCGCCTTCGCCCCGGACTACGAGGAGCAGGTGGAGGCGGTGCTCGCGATGCGGCCGGCGGTGTTCAGCTTCATCTTCGGCGTCCCCTCGGCCCGCATCCTGGAGGCGTGCCGGGCCCGAGGCATCATCACGGTGGGCACGGCGACCCACGTGGCGGAGGGCCTCGCGCTGGACCAGGCGGGAGTGGACCTCATCGTCGCCTCGGGCAGCGAGGCCGGAGGACATCGCGCCTGCTTCCTCCGGCCCGTTGAAGAGGCTCCCGCGACGACGGCGCTGGTGCCCCAGTTGGTGGACCAGGTGCGCACACCCGTCATCGCGTCGGGAGGCATCGCGGACGGCCGGTCGGTGGCCACGGCCCTGGCGCTGGGGGCGGAGGGCGTGCAGGTGGGGACCGCCTTCCTCGCCTGCGAGGAGTCCAACGCGAGCGAGGCCTACCGCCGGGCGCTGAGGAACCCGGAGACCTCTCGCGCCACCGCGCTGACCCGCGTCTTCTCCGGCCGCTACGCGCGAGGCATCCGCAACCGCTTCATGAAGGAGCTCACGCCCCTCGAGCGGGACATCCCGCCCTACCCCATCCAGAACTGGCTCACCCAGCCCATGAGACAGGCCGCGTCCCGACAGGGGCGCGAGGACCTCATGTCGCTGTGGGCGGGGCAGAACGCGCCGCTCATCCGGCACTCGCGCGCCGCGGAGCTGGTCGACTTCCTGGAGCAGGACACGACCCGAGTCCTGGGCCGGCTCGCGGCCCTCTGA
- a CDS encoding bestrophin family protein encodes MVEYDPHRWWSYFHYLKGSMVREIVARVMVCVLWSVGVTAYHYYVRPVAIPATVHTLAGLSLSLLLVFRTNSSYDRFWEGRKLWGGIVNETRNLARASGVFLGASPALYAALVRWTAAFPFASASSLRGRASLGPLAKDLPPDEVAEVMHSQHVPFAVARRMSALLDQGRREGRYPEYVQMQLDQNVQLLIDYLGGCERIRKTPIPFAYVMHLRRALLVYCYTLPFALVDAFGGLTVLATFLVAYVFFGIEEIGVEIEDPFGHDDNDLPLDQICNTIHGNLSALLPAQPPQPETPPAA; translated from the coding sequence ATGGTTGAATACGACCCTCATCGCTGGTGGAGCTACTTCCATTACCTCAAGGGCTCGATGGTCCGCGAAATCGTGGCCCGGGTCATGGTGTGCGTCCTGTGGTCCGTGGGCGTCACCGCGTATCACTATTACGTCCGGCCGGTGGCCATCCCCGCCACGGTGCACACGCTGGCGGGACTCTCGCTGAGCCTCCTGCTCGTCTTCCGCACCAACTCTTCCTATGACCGGTTCTGGGAAGGGCGGAAGCTGTGGGGCGGCATCGTCAACGAGACGCGCAACCTGGCGCGGGCCTCGGGCGTCTTCCTCGGCGCGAGCCCCGCGCTCTATGCCGCGCTGGTGCGGTGGACAGCGGCCTTCCCGTTCGCCTCCGCGTCGTCCCTGCGAGGCCGGGCGAGCCTGGGGCCGCTGGCGAAGGACCTCCCTCCGGACGAAGTGGCGGAGGTGATGCACAGCCAGCACGTGCCCTTCGCGGTGGCACGGAGGATGAGCGCGCTCCTGGACCAGGGCCGCCGCGAGGGCCGCTATCCCGAGTACGTGCAGATGCAGCTGGACCAGAACGTCCAGCTCCTCATCGACTACCTCGGAGGTTGTGAGCGCATCCGCAAGACGCCCATCCCATTCGCGTACGTGATGCACCTGCGCCGCGCGCTGCTCGTGTACTGCTACACGCTCCCGTTCGCGCTGGTGGATGCGTTTGGCGGGCTGACGGTGCTGGCCACGTTCCTCGTCGCGTATGTGTTCTTCGGCATCGAGGAGATTGGCGTCGAAATCGAGGACCCCTTCGGCCACGACGACAACGACCTGCCACTGGACCAGATCTGCAACACCATCCATGGCAACCTGTCCGCGCTGCTCCCCGCGCAGCCGCCACAGCCGGAGACACCTCCGGCCGCCTGA
- a CDS encoding serine hydrolase domain-containing protein, whose translation MRSDSSASSPLIELLREETRRYVRGYRSASLCAGLTVRGAHHVLPLRGHGTPPAENALYFLGTLTQVFTGSLLRLLADGDRARLDMPLSEVIPRPLLPDANAGTITLEQLARHTSGMPYLPPNLEVAAANPEDPFGHYSASLFGDFLRSYHPDSPPPRPASSSLLGMGVLGHALSRRAGVNYGHALRDWLFTPLKMTDTSMRVTDELAPRLLPGHSARGKRMAPWTFPALPGAAGLHSTVPDLLRFLDACLGGDEALSKSLKRTWDSGTEQGASPRKGLGWSLSQLQGHTIAWSSSVMGGYVGFLGLAPSANAGVVLLSDTAWSWFSAFRNRVPLEAPGLALLSRLLSESGSR comes from the coding sequence GTGCGTTCCGACTCATCCGCTTCCTCCCCGCTCATCGAGCTCCTGCGGGAAGAAACCCGCCGCTACGTGCGGGGCTATCGCTCCGCCTCGCTGTGCGCTGGACTCACCGTGAGGGGCGCGCACCACGTGCTCCCCTTGCGCGGACACGGGACTCCGCCCGCCGAGAATGCCTTGTACTTCCTGGGCACGCTGACCCAGGTCTTCACGGGCTCACTCTTGAGACTCCTCGCGGATGGCGACCGGGCGCGGCTCGACATGCCGCTGTCGGAGGTGATTCCCAGGCCGCTCCTCCCGGATGCCAACGCGGGCACCATCACCTTGGAGCAGTTGGCCCGGCACACCTCTGGAATGCCGTACCTGCCGCCCAACCTGGAGGTGGCGGCGGCCAACCCCGAGGACCCTTTCGGCCACTACTCCGCGAGCCTCTTCGGCGACTTCCTCCGGAGCTATCACCCGGACTCGCCTCCGCCGCGCCCCGCTTCGTCGTCCCTGCTGGGCATGGGCGTCCTGGGCCATGCGCTCTCGCGCCGCGCGGGCGTCAACTACGGCCACGCGCTGCGGGACTGGCTGTTCACGCCCCTGAAGATGACGGACACCTCCATGCGCGTGACGGACGAACTGGCGCCGCGCCTGCTCCCGGGACACTCCGCGCGCGGCAAGCGCATGGCGCCCTGGACCTTTCCCGCGCTGCCCGGCGCCGCGGGGCTTCACTCCACCGTGCCGGACCTGCTGCGCTTCCTCGATGCCTGTCTCGGCGGCGATGAAGCCCTGTCGAAGTCCCTGAAGCGGACCTGGGACTCCGGAACGGAGCAGGGGGCCTCCCCCCGAAAGGGGCTGGGCTGGTCCCTGTCCCAGCTCCAAGGCCACACCATCGCGTGGAGCTCATCGGTGATGGGCGGCTACGTCGGCTTCCTGGGACTGGCTCCCTCGGCGAACGCCGGTGTCGTCCTGCTCTCGGATACCGCCTGGTCCTGGTTCTCCGCGTTCAGGAACCGCGTCCCCCTGGAGGCTCCCGGCCTCGCGCTCCTGTCCCGGCTCCTCTCGGAGTCAGGCTCGCGGTGA
- a CDS encoding GNAT family N-acetyltransferase, giving the protein MHAPGPTLHTARLILRPTALEDFEGFVALMSDAESARFIGGVQARSVVWRGFTGMAGAWALQGFSMFSVLERSTGRWVGRVGPWQPEGWPGPEVGWSLLRETWGRGYAVEAASAAMDWAFDHLGWTEVIHSIAPENVPSQQVARRLGSTLRGPGKLPAPFEAAPVELWGQTREAWRARAAPSNG; this is encoded by the coding sequence ATGCACGCACCGGGACCGACCCTGCACACCGCACGACTCATCCTCCGCCCCACGGCGCTGGAGGACTTCGAGGGGTTCGTCGCCCTGATGTCGGACGCGGAGAGCGCCCGCTTCATCGGCGGCGTCCAGGCCCGCTCCGTCGTCTGGCGCGGCTTCACCGGCATGGCGGGAGCCTGGGCCCTCCAAGGCTTCTCCATGTTCTCCGTCCTGGAGCGCTCCACCGGCAGGTGGGTGGGCCGGGTGGGCCCCTGGCAGCCGGAGGGCTGGCCGGGGCCTGAGGTGGGCTGGTCCCTGCTGCGGGAGACCTGGGGCCGGGGGTACGCCGTGGAGGCGGCCTCCGCCGCGATGGACTGGGCCTTCGACCACCTGGGCTGGACGGAGGTCATCCACTCCATCGCCCCCGAAAACGTCCCCTCCCAGCAGGTCGCGCGGCGGCTCGGCTCCACCCTGAGGGGGCCTGGGAAGCTGCCAGCCCCCTTCGAGGCCGCCCCCGTTGAGCTCTGGGGCCAGACGCGGGAGGCCTGGCGGGCCCGCGCGGCACCGTCCAATGGGTGA
- a CDS encoding protein kinase domain-containing protein yields the protein MLGAVDIAGKTQERYEEELLLALNEGLVSAEEAARLREEALDQGRSPLELLSEQGRLGEYTLGALRDELSRDVDDTAGTGPGPLEAATLDPETPVVSPQAPASSDAASEPGFPVPDWDRYQPVRFLGQGGMGQVFLAYDPLLRRNVALKFVRGGDPELARRFLSEARAQARVRHERVCEVYEVGEVQGRGYIAMRYVAGQSLGQLAPTLTPEQKVLLLRQAAEGVHAAHRAGLVHRDIKPGNILVERTEDGDFVPFVMDFGLARDWREEAGMHGVVMGTPHYMAPEQARGDTARLDRRVDVYGLGATLYLLLTGRTPFSGDNEHDIITRLQTEEPPPPRTLDRDIPEDLEAIVLKCLEKERSARYDSARALADDLEHFLGGEPVQARRGVGYRLRKKARKHRVVLSLGVAALTVVALALGQAVLARSEVAERERLTRSFTERVERIEASARYSFLSRLHDTREDRKALRASMEALEAEVLESGGRAAGPGNYALGRALWALGDVEGARKKLEAAWEHGYREPRAAWALAVVMGDQYREKLLLDVERRSPENREARRRELEQRYRDPALAYLRQAEGPDVPAPPLYVKALFAFHEGHHEEALAHLDAMGEALPWFYEAPLLRGDVYLARAAGRWHQGDSAGSQADLEAGRRAYAQAIATAESQPAGHYALGRLELAALVMELYGAGNIQPLYQKGLEALDRALKAAPDHHPSLIVRSRLHRRLAEQHANQNASDVEDILGKAIDAAQAALKLAPPSDRVTLELAIAHRLWARHQQRLSQDPRKQLGLAVEALEQLSPEERDYAFYATLGLTHQIWADYENEHGLDPRAHQDKAIDTYLAAIRVRETQADAWINLGNSYRARAGLPQATDTQGDLRRAMEAIEKALALNPRNVIACYQGADVSEQLARWKQEHGQDPEPDVARALALYKQGRDINPRLPQLPNGQGATLLWQAEQHWEDGKDVEPLLAEARQAFEQARDIAPQQSFAYNNLGEVQAVRAGFLLARGEDPTTSLRAAKEDYRRALDLLPGDADMWTNLARVHVLWATHALERKRDVGPDLAQAEEALTRARALNPRLGYAWRYQGGVLDVRARHRALKGAATDEDFQKAAEALAQAVELAPRKHEYVLAAAELQLAWGQWKQGRGEDATPVLMRGIEFVERILAARPQWARARLLRAGLRGALAQGSAPATQQQVWRERARADADEALARNPALAAWWKGRLASDVELLTRPSSP from the coding sequence ATGCTGGGGGCCGTGGATATCGCGGGGAAGACGCAGGAGAGGTACGAGGAGGAGCTGCTCCTCGCGCTGAACGAAGGGCTCGTCTCCGCAGAGGAGGCCGCCAGGCTGCGCGAGGAGGCGCTCGACCAGGGCAGGAGCCCCCTGGAGCTCCTGAGTGAGCAGGGGCGACTGGGCGAGTACACGCTCGGTGCCCTGCGCGACGAGCTCTCGCGCGACGTGGATGACACGGCGGGCACGGGCCCCGGCCCGCTGGAGGCCGCCACGCTGGACCCGGAGACGCCCGTGGTGTCCCCGCAGGCGCCCGCCTCGTCCGACGCGGCCTCGGAGCCGGGCTTTCCGGTCCCCGACTGGGACCGCTACCAGCCCGTGCGCTTCCTGGGCCAGGGCGGCATGGGGCAGGTGTTCCTGGCGTATGACCCGCTCTTGCGGCGCAACGTGGCGCTCAAGTTCGTGCGCGGTGGAGACCCGGAGCTGGCCCGGCGCTTCCTGTCCGAGGCCCGCGCCCAGGCCCGCGTGCGCCACGAGCGGGTGTGCGAGGTGTACGAGGTCGGCGAGGTGCAGGGGCGCGGCTACATCGCCATGCGCTACGTCGCGGGCCAGTCCCTGGGACAGCTCGCGCCGACGCTGACGCCCGAGCAGAAGGTGCTGCTCCTGCGCCAGGCCGCGGAGGGTGTGCACGCCGCGCACCGCGCGGGCCTGGTCCACCGGGACATCAAGCCCGGCAACATCCTGGTGGAGCGCACGGAAGACGGCGACTTCGTGCCCTTCGTCATGGACTTCGGCCTCGCCCGCGACTGGCGCGAGGAAGCGGGCATGCACGGCGTGGTGATGGGCACGCCGCACTACATGGCCCCCGAGCAGGCCCGGGGCGACACGGCCCGGCTGGACCGGCGCGTGGATGTCTATGGCCTGGGCGCCACGCTGTACCTGCTGCTCACCGGGCGCACGCCCTTCAGCGGCGACAACGAGCACGACATCATCACCCGGCTCCAGACGGAGGAACCGCCCCCGCCGCGCACGTTGGACCGGGACATCCCCGAGGACCTGGAGGCCATCGTCCTCAAGTGCCTGGAGAAGGAGCGGTCGGCCCGCTACGACTCGGCGAGGGCGCTGGCCGATGACCTGGAGCACTTCCTCGGCGGAGAGCCGGTGCAGGCCCGGCGGGGCGTGGGCTACCGGCTGCGCAAGAAGGCGCGCAAGCACCGCGTGGTGCTGAGCCTGGGGGTGGCGGCGCTGACGGTGGTCGCGCTGGCGCTGGGGCAGGCGGTGCTCGCGCGGAGCGAGGTGGCCGAGCGCGAGCGGCTCACCCGCAGCTTCACCGAGCGCGTGGAGCGCATCGAGGCGTCCGCGCGCTACTCGTTCCTCTCGCGACTGCACGACACGCGCGAGGACCGCAAGGCGCTGCGCGCGAGCATGGAGGCGCTGGAGGCGGAGGTGCTCGAGTCGGGCGGGCGCGCGGCGGGCCCCGGCAACTACGCCCTGGGCCGCGCGCTGTGGGCGCTGGGAGACGTGGAGGGCGCGCGCAAGAAGCTCGAGGCCGCGTGGGAGCATGGCTACCGGGAGCCTCGCGCGGCCTGGGCGCTGGCGGTGGTGATGGGGGACCAGTACCGCGAGAAGCTGCTGCTGGACGTGGAGCGCCGCAGCCCGGAGAACCGGGAGGCGCGCCGCCGGGAGCTGGAGCAGCGCTACCGCGACCCCGCGCTCGCCTACCTTCGACAGGCGGAAGGGCCGGACGTCCCCGCGCCGCCGCTGTACGTGAAGGCCCTCTTCGCCTTCCACGAAGGACACCATGAGGAGGCGCTCGCGCACCTGGACGCGATGGGCGAGGCCCTCCCCTGGTTCTACGAGGCGCCGCTCCTGCGAGGCGACGTGTACCTCGCCCGCGCGGCGGGGCGCTGGCACCAGGGTGACTCGGCGGGCTCCCAGGCGGACCTGGAGGCCGGACGGCGCGCCTACGCCCAGGCCATCGCCACCGCGGAGAGCCAGCCCGCGGGGCACTACGCGCTCGGGCGATTGGAGCTGGCCGCGCTGGTCATGGAGCTCTACGGGGCGGGCAACATCCAGCCTCTCTACCAGAAGGGACTGGAGGCGCTGGACCGCGCGCTGAAGGCCGCGCCGGACCACCATCCCTCGCTCATCGTGCGCTCACGCCTGCACCGCCGCCTGGCCGAGCAGCACGCCAACCAGAACGCGAGCGACGTGGAGGACATCCTAGGCAAGGCCATCGACGCGGCCCAGGCCGCGCTGAAGCTGGCGCCGCCCAGCGACCGCGTGACGCTGGAGCTGGCCATCGCGCACAGGCTCTGGGCCCGCCACCAGCAGCGGCTCTCACAGGACCCGAGGAAGCAGCTCGGCCTGGCCGTCGAGGCGCTGGAGCAGCTGAGCCCCGAGGAGCGCGACTATGCCTTCTACGCGACGCTGGGGCTGACCCATCAAATCTGGGCCGACTACGAGAACGAGCACGGCCTGGACCCGCGCGCCCACCAGGACAAGGCCATCGACACGTACCTGGCGGCCATCCGCGTGCGCGAGACGCAGGCGGACGCGTGGATCAACCTCGGCAACTCCTACCGGGCCCGGGCGGGCCTGCCCCAGGCGACGGACACGCAGGGGGACTTGCGCCGCGCCATGGAGGCCATCGAGAAGGCGCTCGCGCTCAACCCTCGCAACGTCATCGCCTGCTACCAGGGCGCGGACGTGTCCGAGCAGCTCGCGCGCTGGAAGCAGGAGCACGGCCAGGACCCGGAGCCGGACGTGGCGCGCGCGCTGGCGCTCTACAAACAGGGCCGGGACATCAACCCCCGGCTGCCCCAGCTCCCCAATGGACAGGGTGCCACGCTCTTGTGGCAGGCCGAGCAGCACTGGGAGGACGGCAAGGACGTGGAGCCCCTGCTGGCCGAGGCCCGACAGGCCTTCGAGCAGGCTCGCGACATCGCGCCACAACAGTCATTCGCCTACAACAACCTGGGCGAGGTGCAGGCGGTGCGCGCGGGCTTCCTCCTGGCGAGAGGCGAGGACCCCACCACGAGCCTCCGCGCGGCGAAGGAGGACTACCGCCGGGCGCTGGACCTGCTGCCAGGTGACGCGGACATGTGGACCAACCTGGCGCGGGTCCACGTGCTGTGGGCCACGCACGCGTTGGAGCGAAAGCGCGACGTGGGCCCGGACCTGGCCCAGGCGGAGGAAGCCCTCACGCGCGCCCGGGCCCTCAATCCGCGCCTCGGGTACGCCTGGCGCTACCAGGGCGGCGTGCTCGACGTGCGCGCCCGACATCGCGCGCTGAAGGGCGCCGCCACGGACGAGGACTTCCAGAAGGCCGCGGAGGCGCTCGCGCAGGCGGTGGAGCTGGCGCCCCGGAAGCACGAGTACGTGCTGGCCGCCGCGGAGCTTCAGCTCGCCTGGGGACAATGGAAGCAGGGCCGGGGCGAGGACGCGACGCCCGTGCTGATGCGCGGCATTGAGTTCGTGGAGCGCATCCTGGCCGCACGGCCCCAGTGGGCACGAGCGCGGCTCCTGCGCGCCGGGTTGAGAGGGGCATTGGCCCAGGGCTCCGCGCCCGCCACTCAGCAACAAGTATGGCGCGAGCGGGCTCGCGCGGACGCGGATGAAGCGCTGGCGCGCAACCCCGCGCTCGCCGCGTGGTGGAAGGGCAGGCTCGCCTCCGACGTGGAGCTGCTCACCCGCCCTTCCTCTCCCTGA
- a CDS encoding sigma 54-interacting transcriptional regulator: MQQKLSADMSTTAVQTKGKSAQAPRSVPALTVVSHPQAQRIGERLLLEVLASVGRTAALSRNAPDFSRPGGLLALPLADPFLSRTPVLFEPAANGGLRLLVPEDGTQVSVAGESVAGGREFSREELAAGVPLVLAERVVLLLHLASPSSEGAVKDLGLVGQAEGIHQLREDILRVADLQVPVLIRGETGTGKELVARAIHDQGPRRSGPFISVNLGALSKELVAAELFGAQRGAYTGANRDREGFFRAAHGGTLFLDEVGEAPPEVQAALLRVLETGEVTPVGGHAPVPVDVRLVAATDSDLEARIEERMFKAPLLHRLAGFELCVPPLRERREDIGLLFVHFARQELETTGETWRLASTDPRAQPWLPSAVAVRLVRYGWPGNVRQLRNVTRQLIIGSRGLPGLRVDSRLEQQLDGESLPVPGRVLSSPAQGQAELPDAKSSRRKPSEVGETELLEALRSCSWDLKATADFLGIPRPSVYVLIDKSPLIRTARDLSPEEITRCFQECEGDLDKMVQRLEVSRRALQRRVRELGLSDA, from the coding sequence ATGCAGCAGAAGCTTTCCGCCGACATGTCGACGACCGCTGTCCAGACGAAGGGCAAGTCCGCGCAGGCCCCGCGGAGTGTGCCTGCCCTGACCGTCGTGTCCCACCCGCAGGCCCAGCGGATTGGTGAGCGGCTCCTCTTGGAGGTGCTCGCCAGCGTGGGCCGGACAGCGGCGCTCTCCCGCAACGCACCGGACTTCTCGCGGCCCGGAGGGCTGCTGGCGCTGCCGTTGGCGGACCCGTTCCTCAGCCGGACGCCCGTGCTGTTCGAGCCGGCGGCGAACGGAGGCTTGCGGCTGTTGGTGCCAGAGGACGGCACGCAGGTGTCCGTCGCGGGCGAGTCCGTGGCGGGAGGGCGCGAGTTCTCCCGCGAGGAGCTGGCCGCGGGCGTGCCGCTGGTGCTGGCCGAGCGTGTGGTGCTGCTGCTCCACCTGGCTTCGCCGTCCTCGGAAGGGGCCGTGAAGGACCTGGGGTTGGTGGGGCAGGCGGAGGGCATCCACCAGCTTCGCGAGGACATCCTCCGGGTGGCGGACCTCCAGGTGCCGGTGCTCATCCGGGGCGAGACGGGCACGGGCAAGGAGCTGGTGGCCCGCGCCATCCATGACCAGGGGCCTCGGCGCTCCGGTCCCTTCATCAGCGTCAACCTGGGCGCGCTCTCCAAGGAACTGGTGGCCGCCGAGCTGTTCGGCGCGCAGCGCGGCGCGTACACCGGCGCGAACCGGGACCGCGAGGGCTTCTTCCGCGCCGCGCACGGCGGCACGCTCTTCCTGGACGAGGTGGGCGAGGCGCCCCCCGAGGTGCAGGCGGCGCTCCTGCGCGTGCTGGAGACGGGCGAGGTGACGCCGGTGGGCGGCCACGCGCCGGTGCCGGTGGACGTGCGGCTGGTCGCCGCGACGGACTCGGATTTGGAGGCGCGCATCGAGGAGCGCATGTTCAAGGCGCCGCTGCTGCATCGGCTGGCGGGCTTCGAGCTGTGCGTGCCGCCCCTGCGCGAGCGGCGCGAGGACATTGGCCTGCTCTTCGTCCACTTCGCGCGCCAGGAATTGGAGACCACGGGCGAGACGTGGCGGCTGGCCTCCACGGACCCGCGCGCGCAGCCGTGGCTGCCGTCGGCGGTGGCCGTGCGGCTGGTGCGCTACGGCTGGCCCGGCAACGTCCGTCAGCTCCGCAACGTCACGCGCCAGCTCATCATCGGCAGCCGGGGCCTCCCGGGGCTGCGCGTGGACTCTCGGCTGGAACAGCAACTGGATGGCGAGTCGCTGCCGGTGCCGGGGCGGGTGCTGAGCTCTCCGGCGCAGGGACAGGCGGAGCTTCCGGACGCGAAGTCCTCCCGGCGCAAGCCCTCCGAGGTGGGGGAGACCGAGCTCCTGGAGGCGCTGCGCTCGTGCTCGTGGGACTTGAAGGCCACCGCGGACTTCCTGGGCATTCCCCGCCCGTCCGTCTACGTGCTCATCGACAAGAGCCCGCTCATCCGCACCGCCCGGGACTTGAGCCCGGAGGAAATCACCCGCTGCTTCCAGGAGTGCGAGGGTGACCTGGACAAGATGGTGCAGCGGCTGGAGGTCTCCCGTCGTGCGCTTCAGCGGCGCGTCCGGGAGCTGGGCCTCTCGGACGCCTGA
- the infC gene encoding translation initiation factor IF-3, with protein sequence MLRDQRGNRGGSRDQRTNRRIRAREVRVVGSDGSQLGVMPLEAALEKARSEGLDLVEVSPMAQPPVCKIMDYGKFKYEEKKKASEAKRAQLIVHLKEVKLRPKTEEHDYEFKVRNTRRFIEEGNKAKVVIQFRGREITHKEQGTAILDDVAKDLKEVAVVEQPPRMEGRLMFMILAPTPKVAQRAREQARQAAGITKPRPSTAPSAEEKPAAPAAAAAAPSSAPSEERAPASDTTGPTP encoded by the coding sequence ATTCTTCGTGATCAGAGAGGTAACCGCGGCGGGAGCCGCGACCAGAGAACCAATCGCCGTATCCGTGCCCGCGAGGTCCGCGTGGTCGGCTCCGATGGCTCACAGCTCGGAGTCATGCCGCTCGAGGCCGCGCTCGAGAAGGCCCGCTCGGAAGGGCTCGACCTCGTCGAGGTCAGCCCCATGGCACAGCCGCCAGTCTGCAAAATCATGGACTACGGCAAGTTCAAGTACGAGGAGAAGAAGAAGGCCTCGGAAGCCAAGCGGGCGCAGCTGATTGTCCACCTCAAGGAAGTGAAGCTCCGTCCCAAGACGGAGGAGCACGACTACGAGTTCAAGGTCCGCAACACGCGGCGCTTCATCGAAGAGGGCAACAAGGCCAAGGTGGTCATCCAGTTCCGCGGGCGTGAAATCACGCACAAGGAGCAGGGCACGGCCATCCTCGATGACGTGGCGAAGGACCTGAAGGAAGTGGCCGTCGTGGAGCAGCCGCCCCGGATGGAAGGGCGACTGATGTTCATGATTCTGGCGCCGACGCCGAAGGTGGCGCAGCGTGCTCGCGAGCAGGCCCGTCAGGCCGCGGGAATCACCAAGCCGCGCCCCAGCACAGCTCCGTCCGCCGAGGAGAAGCCGGCCGCGCCCGCCGCTGCGGCCGCCGCCCCCAGCAGCGCCCCCTCCGAGGAGCGTGCGCCCGCGTCGGACACGACCGGCCCGACTCCCTGA